Below is a genomic region from Bacteroidota bacterium.
ACGGTATCCATAGGAAGCGGCGTGTGTCCGTGAATGATCTTTTTATCACCCAGTTTTTTCTTATCTATCACTGACTGTCTAATCCATAACATTATCCAGGGATAATTAAACGGATCATGCAAGGATAAATCCAATCCGGCATGGACAAGGATGACGTCCTCAAGTTCAATATAGAGTTTCAGACCACAAAAAAAATCAAGATAGTTTTCAGGTAACTTCCAGCCGGTTTTTAGTCCCTCAATAATAACATGTTTCAATCCGAAGCTGTCGAGTGTAGAAGCTCCCCCATTTAGCATCCATTCATGAAAATGATTGCCACCTGCCATCGAGTCAATCATCATATCTTCGTGGTTTCCCATAAGAGGGATTACACTGTAACCGTTGTGTTTTAAATTTATGATATAATCAACAACGCCTTTTGAGTCCGGTCCCCGGTCAATATAGTCGCCAAGCAGATAGAGTGTATCAGAGGCATCCAGTTGTATGACCTCCTCAGTCATAAAACGGAAGGTCTTCAGGCAACCATGAATGTCGCTCAGAGCATACCGATGTCCCAGCATTACGGGTTGGTTTTATAGGTTATAAATTTAAGAAAAGTTACTCTTCTAATTCTATTTTTGGGAATTCTTATGTTCTGCTGAGATTCAGGTTGTACACGGATGTTGGCTATCAGATGGACGGTATTTATATCGACGATGTTGAGATAAATGTTGATGGAATCGGGATCAATGAAAATTCTGGAACAACAGCATCCAAGTTGTGTGGAATTTATCCTAATCCCTCTAAAGACCTGACCCATATATCCTTTATCATCGGAAACGATGAGGATGTATTGATTGAAGTCTTTGACATGCTTGGCCAGAAGGTCAGGGTTATAACAGATAAATTTTTGGCAAAAGGATCCCATACGGTCATTTGGGATGGGATGAATGCATCGGGATCCGGCACTCACGAGGGCATATATTTTGTCAGGATGAAGGCCGGGGATAGTTTTTCGGAAAAGAAAGTCGTTATCATTAAGTAACCCGGAATACCATCATTTTCCTTATCGTTTGATATCCATCCATACCATCAAGTGGTCGGAAGCGGCCTTATCTTTTATCAAATAATATAAAGAATCGGAACTTGAAGGCCAAAATACGCCGCTTTTAGAGACTTTAATATCTTTCGATGGAATGATATAATCGATTCTCAGACCCCACCATGAGGTATCATGCCAGGGATTTCCTTTATCTTCGTCATCTTTACCCTCATTTTGTAAAGAATTTTCAAAGCTGCCCAGGCTCGAAGGAACGAACCTGCCGGTAGTGGCCTGTTGGTTCACCTTTGCATGAAGCAATAACTGGTTTATGGCATGATCATAACTATCCCCAGCCACCGGATCAGCATTCATGTCGCCCATGATCACAAAGGAACACCTGTTGTGTAGGCCACCCATGTTGCCCTGAT
It encodes:
- a CDS encoding T9SS type A sorting domain-containing protein — translated: MDGIYIDDVEINVDGIGINENSGTTASKLCGIYPNPSKDLTHISFIIGNDEDVLIEVFDMLGQKVRVITDKFLAKGSHTVIWDGMNASGSGTHEGIYFVRMKAGDSFSEKKVVIIK
- a CDS encoding metallophosphoesterase family protein; translation: MLGHRYALSDIHGCLKTFRFMTEEVIQLDASDTLYLLGDYIDRGPDSKGVVDYIINLKHNGYSVIPLMGNHEDMMIDSMAGGNHFHEWMLNGGASTLDSFGLKHVIIEGLKTGWKLPENYLDFFCGLKLYIELEDVILVHAGLDLSLHDPFNYPWIMLWIRQSVIDKKKLGDKKIIHGHTPLPMDTVKASIEDKKIVDINIDGGCVYTHYRSLGYLIALDLDKWEVMWVRNMEDK